Part of the Terriglobia bacterium genome, TCTCCCTGAGCATTGCGCTCGATGTCATAGGAGAACAGACTGTCTCTCAGACCGAGCAGCGTGCGGATGCGCAACGCGCGGACCGTGCTCCGCCCATTGGCTCCGATGATTTCCGTCTGCAGCGGCCGTTCGGAAGGACCGCGGGCAATAACGCGCATATCCTGAATGCCGCCGATGTTCAAAGGCTTGAAAGCGGTATCCAGCTCCTGGCGCGTCTTGTGGACCTGCCACAACGCCAGCCGCGAATACCGGTCCGCCGCCGGATTCGCAAAATTGATGCGATATTGCAGCATTTGGATCGTGTCTCCCGCTGCGCGGAAGTCGATCAGCTCGCCGCCGATCCAGGAACCCTCACGCAGCGGCAGCCGCTCGTCACCGACACGCTGGTAGATCGGCGCATCTCCGCTCAGCTTGAATTCTTTGGGCTGGTTGCCGACAAGCAGCTTCATCGTCGTTCCATCCCACGACGTCAGCACACCTTGCTGCCACTCGAACGCGCTCTTCTTATCAATCAACCGGAACAGGATTTCTTTCTCCGGGATCGCGCCGGCCAGCGGCAGTATCCCCTGTTCCGTCACGAATGAAACGTCGGATGTCGTGAGTACCGTGGGATAAAAGTTCTGTCTGATGAAGGCCGCGAGTGTTGCCAGATCCGCCGACGCGGGCTCCCCCTGCCCCGGCAATCCGAGGAAATGACGGGCCTCTGTGAAATTGGATACGCCTGCGACTCCGAGGACGGCATCTTTCCAGTCCGGGATCAATCGCGATGTCTTGAACGCGACGGGTTCCGGATGCTTGAATTCGCAATCCGTCGAAACCAGATAAGGAACCTTTTCACCGAAGATGTTTTCGGCGTCTTCGGTACGCCCGCCGCAGGTCGAACTGTACATCGCGTTGATCGGCTGATCCTGATACGTCGCGATCATGCCCCGCGTTTCCATGACCGCCTGGCCCGACAACGGATGCTCCGTGCCCTGCCCCTGATAAACCTGGCACGCATCGGTTGCGCAGATGTCGAACCCTTCGTTCTTGTACTGGCCCAGATTTCGAATCGCATAGGTACGCGCCGCGACCGCCTGTGCCTTCAACGCTTCGATCTGTCCGAACGTGATCGGACTCAGTTCGTTCGGGACGACGCCCATCAGGTACTGCTCGATCGGCAACTCATTCACAACGGTGAACGTGTTTCGGGCATTGCCGAAGACTTCGACAGATCCGCGATAGGTTCGATTCTCGAATTCGATCGGCACGTCCCCCGGAACACTGATGCGAACCCTCTCGTTCCTCGCCAGCACGATGAGTTTTCCGCCGTCCAGTTCGACCAGGATTCGATATTGAAGGTCGGCTTTAGTGATCGCCCCAACCGCCGCCGGGTCCAGCGCCAGAGTCATGGTGAACTTTGCCGTCCGCGATCTGTTTTGTTGAATTGAGAAAGGAGTGGCAGCGCGCAGGCTCACGGCCGCCGCGCTTTGTGTAAGTCCGATCCGGATCGTGGGTTCATTTTGCGCCTGCGCTCCGGAGATCATCAGGAGCAAGGCTGACAAAACCAACGCGCGCATTATCTAATGTTATACAAGAACGTGAACTGAAGGTCGAGATGATCGCCGTCGAATCCGGCGGGTAGCTGCGAGAATGGATTGGAGGCCGTGATCGAACCGTAGGCGGCGCGGTCGAGCGCTTCCGTGCCGGAATTCGCCGCCTGCCGCAGGTTCGCGATGTTGCCGTTCTTGGTGATCGTGAAAATGATCACGACCTTACCCGTCCTCCCGAGCCGCGCGATTTCCGGAATCAAGGCATACCAGTTGTTCCGGACACGGTTGACGACCCCATTCATGTACGGCCCGAAATCGTAGCCGCGCGTATCCGAAAGAATCGTCGGTTCTTCGGTTGAAAAATTAGGATCTTCCTGCCCCTGCGCCGTGCCGGTCCTCGGCCCCTGCACGCTGCCGCGGCGGCGTTCCTGCTCGATCTGCTGATCCACCGTCCGGCGGGCGCTATCCATAATGTTGCCGCCCGGCGCCTGCAGTACGTTGGGATTCCTATTCAGCGCAATCGGCGGAAGCTGTTTCTCGATCTGGGCCTGCTGCCCCGGTTTCGCCTGCTGTTCGGGCTTCGGCTGCTGATCCTGCGAGCCGTTGCGGGCCTGCTCCGTGGTATTTCCTCGCGACGAACGGTTCGGCGGCGCGTCCGGCCGCGCTCCTTCCTTGATCACGTCATCCGGTCCGATCACCGGCGGCGGAGGCTGCGGTTTTGGCGGAGGAGGCGGCGGCGGTGGAGGAGGCGGCGCCGCTTGCGGCTGCGGTTGCGGGGGCGGGGTTTGCTGCTGTTCCGGTTGAGGCGCCGGCTTTGGCGCCGGCGGCTGAACAAGCGGCTTATCCGGAGGCGCGGGCTTCGGAGGCTCGACGAGTTCCGTCAGCTCTTCCTTGCTGAGATCATAATCCTGCCCCATGACCTTGATGATCCGCTTCGGCGGCGAGGTCAATAAATCCGGATTGAAAATAAGGAATACGATGAGGGCGAGGTGGATCCCTAACGAGATCAACACGGTCTTCGTCCGCTTCGGCTGAAGCTGGAGATCCTCGTCGTTTCCGAATAACATCTTTATAAATTCGCTTTCTGACTCTGGGTCAACGTAGCACAAGTCTTTCTGCTATTGCAGAGTTAATCCGCATCGCCAGCTCGAGCGCTCTCAACCCATCCTGGCCCGATACAACGGGCGTTCCACGCTTCGCCACGCAGTCGACAAACGACATCAATTCAAGCTTCAGCGGCTCCTGATTCGGCGGCTCCAGCTTTCGTTCGGTCACGCGTCCCATCCTTAGAGAAACCATCGTTCCGGTCTGGCTCGCATAGTCCACAGAGATGTAATCGTGCGGCTGAAAAAACCGCAGTTTCCGCGTCTTCTCGAAACTGACGCGGCTCGCCGTGAGGTTCGCCACGCATCCGTCTTCGAACTCGACGCGGGCATTCGCGATATCCGCCTTGGAGGACAGCACCGGAATCCCGACCGCCCTGACTTCGCGGACCGGCGCCGGCACCAGACTGAGAACGATATCGATGTCGTGGATCATGAGATCGAGAACCACATCGATATCCAGGCTCCGCGGCGAAAAAGCCGCCAGACGATGAATCTCGAAAAACTGAGGTTTGGTCGCGGCCTCGCGCGCCGCGGCAACTACCGGATTGAAGCGCTCGACGTGACCCACCTGAAGGATACGATTGTTCCGTGCGGCCGCCTCGATCAAGGCCTGTGCCTGTTCGATCGTCGAGGCTATCGGTTTCTCGATCAACACATCGATGCCGTGTTCGAGAAAATCGATGCCGATCGCGGAATGGTTCAGCGTCGGCACCGCGATGCTCACCGCGTCCACTTTGCCGAACAGCTCGCGGTAATTGTTATACGACGTCGTGTCGTACTGCGCAGCGATCTCCTGTGCCCGCGGCCCAAGGATATCCGCAACGCCGGCCAGGCAGCCGAGCTCCGAGTACAACCGAGCGTGCTGCTTTCCGAGATGTCCTACACCAATTACCGCAACTTTAACCATAAAGACCGGAACACAAGAGGCGCAAGAGGCACAAGAACTCTTGTACCTTTTGTGCTTCTGGTGTTCCTTTCCCCTTATTCCACCGCCACAATCGCGACGTTCTCCTGATCCGCGAGCCCCACCAGCTCGTCGCGGTCGATCATCAATGTTTTGCGGGCTTCGATCGCCAGCGCAGACGCCTTCAGACGCGCCATCAGCCGAACGGTAGCCGGTCCGATAACCGGCACGTCAAAGCGCAAATCCTGGTTCGGCTTCGCCAATTTGACAACTCTCAACACGCGCCCGTTCACGAGTCCGGCAGCCCGCTCGATGATGGCGTCCGTGCCTTCCATCGCCTCGATCGCCACACAGGCGCCATCGCACACGACGACACTCTGTCCCAGATCCAGCCGGCCCAGTTCACGCGCGATCCTGCATCCGTAGTCCAGGTCCTTTTTTTCCTCGTCCGATGGGGCGCGGCGCGTCAGCACACCCGGATCCGGCAGCAGCGGCCGTAGAAACAAGGTGGAATCCATCAGGTGTATCCCTTCGTCTTCGAGCAGCTTCGCGACCGCCCCGATCAGCGAATCCGTGTTCTTCGTAGCCAGGCTTGCCAGCAGCTGGATCATTTTCCAGTCCGGCACAATCCCGCTGAAGATCTGCTTGTGTTTGACCTGGCCCGCCATGACAGCGTGATTGACGCCTTCGGACTTGAACGTCTTGATCAACTTACCGAGCTGCCCCAGCGACATCCAGTGGACCGATTTCGCATGCTTTTCGATCTCCGGAAAGGTTTCTTCCTTGATCGCCGCGACGACCATATCGATACCCTGACTTCGCGCCGCCTCCAGCACGAGGAACGGAAACTTTCCATTGCCTGCAATCAGGCCGTATCTATTTGATAACGCCACGGTCCGCTGTCTCGATGAAATCAAGAAGGATCTTCACTTCCGGAGACTTCAGCTTCTCCCGGATCGCTTCGACAGCCTGAGATGTGTTCAGTTTGGATTGAAGAAGAAGACGGAAAGCTGTCTTGATGTTCTGGA contains:
- the lpxI gene encoding UDP-2,3-diacylglucosamine diphosphatase LpxI (LpxI, functionally equivalent to LpxH, replaces it in LPS biosynthesis in a minority of bacteria.) yields the protein MALSNRYGLIAGNGKFPFLVLEAARSQGIDMVVAAIKEETFPEIEKHAKSVHWMSLGQLGKLIKTFKSEGVNHAVMAGQVKHKQIFSGIVPDWKMIQLLASLATKNTDSLIGAVAKLLEDEGIHLMDSTLFLRPLLPDPGVLTRRAPSDEEKKDLDYGCRIARELGRLDLGQSVVVCDGACVAIEAMEGTDAIIERAAGLVNGRVLRVVKLAKPNQDLRFDVPVIGPATVRLMARLKASALAIEARKTLMIDRDELVGLADQENVAIVAVE
- a CDS encoding SpoIID/LytB domain-containing protein is translated as MRALVLSALLLMISGAQAQNEPTIRIGLTQSAAAVSLRAATPFSIQQNRSRTAKFTMTLALDPAAVGAITKADLQYRILVELDGGKLIVLARNERVRISVPGDVPIEFENRTYRGSVEVFGNARNTFTVVNELPIEQYLMGVVPNELSPITFGQIEALKAQAVAARTYAIRNLGQYKNEGFDICATDACQVYQGQGTEHPLSGQAVMETRGMIATYQDQPINAMYSSTCGGRTEDAENIFGEKVPYLVSTDCEFKHPEPVAFKTSRLIPDWKDAVLGVAGVSNFTEARHFLGLPGQGEPASADLATLAAFIRQNFYPTVLTTSDVSFVTEQGILPLAGAIPEKEILFRLIDKKSAFEWQQGVLTSWDGTTMKLLVGNQPKEFKLSGDAPIYQRVGDERLPLREGSWIGGELIDFRAAGDTIQMLQYRINFANPAADRYSRLALWQVHKTRQELDTAFKPLNIGGIQDMRVIARGPSERPLQTEIIGANGRSTVRALRIRTLLGLRDSLFSYDIERNAQGDVLGMMFYGRGWGHGVGMCQIGAYGMALQGATYEQILKKYYKGIELKRLW
- a CDS encoding Gfo/Idh/MocA family oxidoreductase, with the translated sequence MVKVAVIGVGHLGKQHARLYSELGCLAGVADILGPRAQEIAAQYDTTSYNNYRELFGKVDAVSIAVPTLNHSAIGIDFLEHGIDVLIEKPIASTIEQAQALIEAAARNNRILQVGHVERFNPVVAAAREAATKPQFFEIHRLAAFSPRSLDIDVVLDLMIHDIDIVLSLVPAPVREVRAVGIPVLSSKADIANARVEFEDGCVANLTASRVSFEKTRKLRFFQPHDYISVDYASQTGTMVSLRMGRVTERKLEPPNQEPLKLELMSFVDCVAKRGTPVVSGQDGLRALELAMRINSAIAERLVLR
- a CDS encoding TonB family protein, with the translated sequence MLFGNDEDLQLQPKRTKTVLISLGIHLALIVFLIFNPDLLTSPPKRIIKVMGQDYDLSKEELTELVEPPKPAPPDKPLVQPPAPKPAPQPEQQQTPPPQPQPQAAPPPPPPPPPPPKPQPPPPVIGPDDVIKEGARPDAPPNRSSRGNTTEQARNGSQDQQPKPEQQAKPGQQAQIEKQLPPIALNRNPNVLQAPGGNIMDSARRTVDQQIEQERRRGSVQGPRTGTAQGQEDPNFSTEEPTILSDTRGYDFGPYMNGVVNRVRNNWYALIPEIARLGRTGKVVIIFTITKNGNIANLRQAANSGTEALDRAAYGSITASNPFSQLPAGFDGDHLDLQFTFLYNIR